From Bacteroidota bacterium, the proteins below share one genomic window:
- a CDS encoding TetR/AcrR family transcriptional regulator, with protein MKREAIIDAAEQLFAEKGYDGTSLRELSARAGINVAMVSYYFGSKEELFKTIIELRSAQARAFLESLNRNESIDPMTRLELYVDHYLEQRITNRNFYRIVHRELSLDQRSTMQEFLTKALWKLRSELQRILLDGQRQGVFADVDVDLTIATLIGLVNLVMNKDQFANKLFNGDPTSRTRKKTQERIANHIKRMLRSMLLMPTASATPTTSVPEQTIRYTK; from the coding sequence GTGAAACGCGAAGCGATCATCGACGCAGCGGAGCAGCTCTTTGCCGAAAAGGGCTACGACGGAACGTCGTTGCGCGAGCTTTCGGCACGGGCCGGGATCAACGTGGCGATGGTCTCGTACTACTTCGGGTCAAAGGAAGAGCTCTTTAAGACCATTATCGAATTGCGCAGCGCACAAGCGCGCGCATTTCTCGAATCGCTCAACCGAAACGAATCGATCGACCCGATGACAAGACTCGAACTCTACGTCGATCATTATCTCGAACAACGGATCACGAATCGCAATTTTTATCGGATCGTGCATCGCGAGCTTTCGCTCGATCAACGTTCGACCATGCAGGAGTTTCTGACGAAGGCGCTCTGGAAGCTTCGTTCAGAATTACAGCGGATCCTGCTCGATGGACAGCGCCAAGGGGTGTTTGCCGATGTCGACGTCGATCTCACGATCGCAACGCTGATCGGCCTGGTAAACCTTGTGATGAATAAGGACCAGTTCGCCAACAAGCTGTTCAATGGCGACCCGACCTCGCGCACACGCAAGAAAACGCAGGAGCGCATCGCGAACCATATCAAACGCATGCTTCGCTCCATGCTGCTTATGCCGACTGCTTCGGCGACACCAACAACGAGCGTACCAGAACAGACTATACGATACACGAAGTAG